Within the Corynebacterium sp. sy039 genome, the region CGCGGATGAATGCTTCGTAGAGTGGGCGACCGATAAGCGAGATTGCTTTTTCTTCTAAATTGGTAGCATCTTCGGAGTTGATTTCGCTTGATTGCTGCGCAATGAGTTCGCGGGCTTCATCTGGGGAGTAATAACGACCAAAGAATTGGTTAATCAAACCAAGCCCCATCGGGAATTGGTATGCGGTACCTTTGTGCATGGCAAAAACGCGGTGCTGGTATCCGGTGAAGTCGGTGAACTGATTAACATATTTCCACACTCGTTCATTGGAGGTGTGGAATAGGTGTGCACCGTATTTATGGATTTCAATTCCGGTTTCTGGTTCCGCCTCGGAGTAGGCATTGCCGCCAAGGTGGGAGCGACGTTCTACGATGAGAACTTTTTTATCTAGTTGGCTTGCTGCGCGCTCTGCGACGGTAAGCCCAAAAAGACCAGAACCGACCACGATTAAATCGAAATTACTCATAGCCTCGAGACTATCCTAAACCCAGTGCTAATTCAGGGAAGCAACCAGTTAATCACCGATTTAATTGGATTTAATTGCATATGGAATAAAAAATTTTTAGAATTCACAGTTTTCATCGAACACCGCGCTCATGCACCATTTTTCACATATGCAACATAGAAAACTACAGGATTATAGCACCTCATCTGTTTCATTAACCTCATTCATATACTAGACTTGCCAAAGATTGAAAAATGTCCCAGCAGCACCACGACGATATGAGTAACTAAGGGAGTGTTCTACGTGCCGCAACGGAAAAAGAAAAAACTCGCACCGCGCACAGGCTTGAGCGCGCTTATTGTTAAGCCACTCAGCGCGGCTGTCATAACGACCACTGTGGTTGCCACAGGTCTTGTCGCAGCCGGCGGTACCTCCATCCTGCGTACCGACGGCGATGCCATCGCCCCCATCGACCCCACCCTTGCCACTGACTCTCTTGCCTCCGGCGAAAACGTCGTCATTGACGATCCAGCAATCGCCACCCAAGGCACAGGCGAGGCAGCACGCACGGTAAAGCAATTCAACCGTGCTGATGAGTTCTCTCAATTCGCCCTGACCTGGACCGGCGAAAAAGACATAGCCGCCTTTGTGCGTAGTCAACGCAACGACGGTTCGTGGACCTCCTGGTTTAAGGCAGAACCTGCGGATAACGCCGTAGACACCCCAGGTGCAAAGCACGGTACCGACCTGGTTTATGTGGAACCCACTCATACCGTGCAAGTTTCTCTGGCAGGCGTCGATCTGCTCAGCCCAGCTAACACTGATCCTGCTGCACCTGCCTCCGCCGCAGCCAAAGCAGCAGATTTCGACGTAGTGTTCATTGACGGTGGCGAATCCACCACTCCAACTGGTGGCATCAATCTCACCGCAGACTCCGACGGAATGCCACGCGTTATCTCCCGCGCGGGTTGGGGAGCTGATGAGTCGTTACGCTGCCAACAACCTACCTACAACGATGGTGTTTCCGCAGTAACCATCCACCACACAGCTGGTTCCAATGACTACACCGAAGCACAAGCACCTGGTATCGTCCGCGGTGTCTACAAGTACCACGCTCAAACCCTCGGCTGGTGCGATATTGGTTACCAATCCCTTGCTGACAAATACGGCAACCTCTACGAAGGACGTTTCGGCGGTCTGAATAAAGCTGTTGAGGGCGCTCACGCAGGCGGATTCAACGAAAATACCTGGGCAATTTCCATGCTTGGCAACTACGATATTGCAGAAACCACCCCGCAGATGATTAAAGCCGTCGGAGAGCTTGCTGGTTGGCGCGCAAAGGTAGCTGGCTTTGATCCAACTGGTTCCGACACTCACTATTCAGAGGGATCCTCGTACACCAGCTATGCCTATGGCACCCCAGTTACTTTGCCTAATATCTTCGCGCACCGCGACGTTGGTCTAACCTCGTGCCCTGGTGAATATGGTTATGCGCAAATGGATAATATCCGCAGAATTGCCAAAGAAAAATATGATTCTTTGATTGCAGGCGCTAACCCACCTGCACCTGCACCTGCACCTGCACCTGCACCTGCACCTGCACCTGCACCTGCACCTGCGGAGAATAGCACGACAGCAGCACCAGCAACTACTAGCACTGCCGCACCAGTTACCCCTGCGGCGGCAGCAACACCAGCTGCGCTCGTTCCTGCGGCAATCCAAACCACAAGTGCCAAAACCGAAGCAGCAACGACAACTGAACCAACTGTAGTCCCTAGCCCTATTGCCCCAGTGACTCATACCGCTACTACTGCAATAACCACCACTGCTACGGCAACTACTACAGCTATCGAAACAGAGACTGCCACCGAGACAACAACAGCAACAGCAACAAAAACGCTGACCACCCAGGCTGTCGCAGAGCCAGAAACTCATGCGAGCACCACAAACGCTGCTGAACCAACATCTGCGGTGAGCGTCGAAAAGCAGACGCAAGAGCAAAAATCAGCGCCCGAGCATGAGAAAATTGCCCAGGCAGGACTCAGCGAAATCGAGGACACCACCGAGGCTCCTAAGCGACAATCCTCCGGAATCCGCTTGTCTGATTTGCGCGCACTGCTCAATAATATCGCCTCATTCTTCAATGACCTGCGACTCACCCTTGGTTACGCTCACACTGGTTCTGCAACCAGCTCACCGCTGGGCAAACCACGTTCTGGTGTGAATACTTATACTGATTCACAAGGCCAACCCGTGCGCTATGTGCTTTTCGACAATGGAATTCTGGTTGATTCTCAAATCACTGGCGTACAAGCACTGTGGGGTCGCATTGCCGACGCATGGGCTAACCAAGGACTTAGCCTTGGGGCACTCGGCTTGCCGATTAGCCAAGAATACCCAGCTGGCGGGCTTATTCGTGCTGATTTTCAACATGGATACATCACTTTCGACCCAGCCACAGGGCAGATCCAAGTGATTAATTACTAGGACACATCCCTAGAACCAGCGCTCTAGTACCTGCGCCACTCCGTCGTCCGTATGGGGTGGTGCTATTTCTTGCGCAACCTCTTTCACCTCTGGGCGGGCATTACCCATTGCCACGCCATGCCCAACCCAGGAAAGCATTTCGATGTCATTAGGCATATCGCCAAAGGCAATGATTTCATGCTGTGCTACCCCATACTGCTGGGCAAGATAGCGCACCCCGGTAGCCTTGGTGACCCCTGGTGCAGTGAACTCCAGTAATCCCTTGTCCATCGAATAGGTCATATGCACGCGGGTGCTATCAATATGTGGGGCAAGAGCAGCGTACATATCTGCTGCTTTCAGCTCAGGATTCAGCAGGAGCATTTTTACTGCTGGGCGCGCGATAACCTCGTCAGGAGCAGCTATCCCAAACCCCTCTTTGCCAATGAGGTCACTGTAGCGATGATCGGAAATGAACAAGCTATCAACGGGATCATAAGCCGATTGTCCTGCCCGCTCACAGGCTATATTGATCCCGCCCAATGGGGTAAAGACCTCTGTAGCGATGCTATATACATGGCTCATTGCCTCAGGGGTTAGTTCATGCGCGTGCACTATATGGTCATGAGCACTGTCATAAATAACTGCACCATTGGAAAGCACGCATAATGGTTTCTGGCTAAGCTGCTCGACGACCTCCAATAGCCACCTATGCGGTCTGCCCGTCGCTAATGCAAAATGCGTGCCCTGCGAGGTGGCGCGTTCGACGACTGCACGAGTGCGTGGTGCAACTCGAGCATTTTCCCCCAAAAAAGTGCCATCAATATCACTGACAATAAACCGAGGAGCTGCACCAAAATCGACCATAGCCTTTAGCCTACCTCAGTCGTCAGTGCAGCTCTTCTCATGATGAGTAACCTAACGCATAAGCGGGATCAGATTACATCGTCTTCTACAGTGTCTTCCCAGTCTAAGGAGCGCTTTATCGCACGTTTCCACTCACGGTAGAGTTCTTCTACCTTTTCTTTTTCCATCTTTGGTTTCCAGATTGTCGGTTCGCCCTTTTGGGAACCAAGCACCTCGAGATTCTCCCAGAAACCAGCGGCAAGACCAGCAGCAAAAGCGGCACCTGTGGCAGTAGTCTCCACGTTCTTTGGTCGGTGCACGTTCACGCCCAAGACATCAGCCTGGAATTGCATCAGCAGCTCGTTATAGGTCATGCCACCGTCGACGCGCAGGTCAGTGATAGCAACACCAGAGTCTGCAACCATCGCATCGGCGACATCACGGGTTTGGTATGCGGTTGCTTCGAGCACTGCGCGTGCAATGTGATTGCGATTAGCAAAGCGAGTAAGACCAACGATTACACCGCGAGCGTCTGGGCGCCAATATGGGGCAAAAAGTCCAGAGAACGCGGGAACAATATACACACCACCATTGTCTTCTACTGACCTTGCCAAGTTCTCTACCGCAGCTGAGTTAGGAATGAGCTGCAAGTTGTCACGCAGCCACTGCACCAGAGAACCACCCATAGAAACAGAACCTTCGAGAGCATACACTGGTTTTTGCCCTTCGATCTGGTAGCACACAGTGGTAAGCAAGCCATTATCAGACCACTTCGGTGTAGTACCAGTGTTAAGCAGCAAGAATAGGCCAGTACCATAGGTATTCTTGGCATCGCCTGGGCGGAAACAACCTTGACCGAACATTGCCGACTGCTGGTCGCCCAAAATTGCCTTAATCGGCACGCCGCTGAGTGAACCACGTTCCCGAACTTGGTGGAAATCGCCTACCGACGGGCGAATTTCCGGCAACATTGACATAGGAATACCCATAGCCGCACATAGTTCGGTATCCCATTGCAGCGTCTCAATATCCATCAAGAGGGTACGTGAGGCATTCGTTACGTCGGTAGCGTGGAGTGCTTCATGACCATTATCGCCTTCAGCACCACCGGTGAGGTTCCACAGCAGCCACGTATCAGTGGTGCCAAAGAGCAGATCTCCTGCCTCGGCGCGTTCGCGGGCACCAGGTACGTTGTCGAGAATCCATTTGATTTTTGGACCTGATGGGTATGAATTAATCAGCAACCCAGTTTTGCGACGCCACTTGTCAGGGTCTTTGTCGCCAATAAGTTCTTTACAAATCTGCGTGGTACGCGTGTCCTGCCACACGATCGCGTTATACACTGGCTCACCAGTGTTTTTATCCCATACGACCGTGGTTTCACGCTGATTGGTAATACCAATGGCAACCAGGTCAGAAGGAGAAACATCGCCGTCGGCAAGGGCGCTGCCTACTGCGCGACGAGTGTTATCCCAGATCTCTTTCGGGTCATGCTCTACCCAGCCTTTTTGCGGAAAGATCTGCTCGTGTTCGTATTGCCCCACTGAGACTTGATTGCCGTCGTGGTCAAAGATGATAAAGCGAGTAGAGGTAGTGCCTTGGTCAATCGCACCAACATATTTAGTCATAATTTTCCTTCACGTTTTTGGTTTGTATGGTTGTTGTGGGCTTTATCGGCTTTATGTTCACAGCTTTTCGACGCCACGCCGGGCCCCACAGAACTTAAAGAGCAACAAGCGCAAGCAATCCTGTTGCCACGGCAGCAAGCAAGGGACCAACGATAGGAACCCATGCGTATCCCCAGTTCGCGCTACCTTTTCCTTTGATAGGCAGGACAAAGGCATAGGCTAGGCGTGGACCAAAGTCACGCACTGGGTTGATGGCATAGCCTGTAGGAGAACCAAGGGACAAACCAATTCCGACCACTGCGAATGCCACAGCTACATATTTGAGTCCACCGATTTCCCCGCCACTTGGACCAAATGCAATAAAAGACAGAAGTACAAATGTACCAATAAACTCGGTAACCACATTCCAACCATTGTGTGGGTGTGCCGGTGCAGTGAAGAAGATACCGCCGGTATCTTTGTTTGCGCCCGTTTCTTTGCCGTGCTCATCGTAGTTATTCGCGTCGAAAAGCTGCTTAAATGCAGCCCATGCCGCAATCGCCCCGACAAAAGCCCCAGCTAGTTGTCCAACAACATACCAAGGCACTAAAGACCACGCTAAGCTGCCTTTCACGGCGAGCATGAGCGTTACTGCTGGGTTGAGGTGCGCTCCAGACGCGTCGGCAATGCTTGCACCCACAAACACTGCCATGCCCCACCCCAAAGCGATGACGATCCAGTCAGAGTTTTTGGCTGCAGAGGTGCGCAAAGTATTTAATGCACATACGCCATTGCCAAGCAAGAGCAGTATTGCTGTTCCAAAAAACTCCCACATCATCAATGATGCACCGGACATATTTTTGCCTTTCTACTTCTACTTTCCTTCGACCTAGAGCTCAGTTATTTCCGCTCTGGTATCAGCCGCAGCTGTGACAATGCCATTTGCTTCCTCGTCGGTGAGGGCTTGTTCTGCTTCTAATTCAGCCGCAACACGCGCACGGAAGTTTTTAAGCTCAGCTGCAATGTGTGTGTCATCCCAACCCAATAGCGGGGCGACGAACTTCGCTACGTCTTCAGCACTATCGACACCACGATGGCCATATTCCATTGCCACGCGCAATCGACGATTCAGAATATCCTCTAAATGCAATGCCCCTTCATGGGTAACTGCATAGCGAACCTCAGCCCATATATAGCCCTGTGCTGCTGTTACTGGTTCAAGCAAAGAGGAATCTTCTTGGGCTGGTGCCAGCACTTCCGCAATAAGAGAGCCATAGCGATTGAGTAGGTGCTGCACAGTTTTTTCGGTAATGCCATAGCGCCGCGCCAACGCTGGCACTTGATTAGCCAAAGCATGATAACCATCAGCACCCAAAATAGGGGTGCGATGAGTGATGGATTCAGAAACAGCAGAAGATAATTCTTGTGCAGCTAAATCCACAGCGTCTTTGCCGATAACTCGATATGTGGTGTACTTGCCACCTGCTACCGACACTAAACCAGGCAACACCTTTGCCACAGCATGATTGCGAGAAAGATTCGACGTGGAATCAGATTTTCCACTGAGCAAAGGACGCAAACCTGAGTACACGCCCACAATATCTTGATGAGTAATTGGGTTTGCGACGCGCTGATTAACCTGGTCAAGGATGTAATCAATGTCAGCACGGGTAGGAGCTGGATCAGGTTTGGATAGATGTCTTTCCCAATCGGTATCAGTAGTACCGATAATCCAATACTCACCCCACGGAATAACAAAAAGTACTGATTTTTCAGTAACAAAACACAATGCTGCCTCGGCATCAAGTTTTGCTTTCGGAACCACAATATGCACACCTTTAGAGGCATGAACAGAAAACTTACCTTGTGCACCTGCAAGTTTTTCTATTTCGTCATTCCACACTCCGGTGGCATTGATAAAGACCTTGCCTTTGATTGTGGTCTGTTCGCCTGTGTCGCTGTCTCGCAAAGTAGCAGCAACTACTCGGTTGCCTTCTTTCACAAAATCTACTAGCTGCGTCGAGGTGCGCACTGTTGCCCCATACTCCGCGGCAGTTCTCAGCACTGTCATGGTATGACGAGCGTCGTCAACGAGAGTGTCATAGTAGCGCACCCCACCGACGATGGCATCATTTTTGAGCCCCGGTGCAATGTTGAGCACACCCTTACGACTCAGGTGCTTTTGCATCGGTACTGATTTCGCGCCACCCATGAAGTCGTACAAGGTAAAGCCACCAAACATCATCACGCGTTCCCAAATGCGATGCGTCAGCGGGAAGATAAAGCGTAATGGCTTCACCAAATGCGGTGCCAGGGTAGACATATTGAGCTCACGCTCATGGAGTGATTCGGCAACAAGACGGAAGTCAAGCATTGCGAGATAGCGCAGTCCACCGTGGAACATTTTAGAAGATCGTGATGAGGTGCCGGCGGCAAAATCACGCGCTTCAATCACGGCAGTTTTAAGACCACGTGTTGCAGCGTCTACTGCCGCACCTGCTCCCACGGAGCCACCGCCAATGATGACTACGTCGTATTCTTCTTCACTAAACTTTTGCCATGCCTGCGCAAAATAATCAGGGTTAAACTGCTGTGTGCTTGTCGATGCCATATCTTATGGCAACTCCTCTCAGCCAGGTTGTAGTGCACCAGATACTGCAGATACCGCAGATAGATTATCTCGGGTTCTTCAGTTTTCAGTGCATAGGTATTTGTCATTCCGTTCTACATAGTATGCCTAAACATAACATCAAGAGTATGTGATGGTACTCACAAATCACTATATAACCTATAAGCTGGCTCTATAGAAAAACATAGAAACCACTAGTAGCACTCCGCCCCTTTTCGGGGGAAGTCCTATACAAACCCACGCCCTCCGACGCCCATCACAAGACCTCACTGATTGAATTTCTTTTTCACTATTTTCTTAGTGAAAATTTGTCAATATACTATAGAATTAACTTGTCTATCATTAGTAGACTGACCATGTGAAGCGAAGTGCAGTAATCAAAAAACTTCGATATGAGGCAAAGCGAAGAGGATTAGAATTTGTAGAAATTAAGCTCAGCCGTCACGATGCCTATCGTGTCGGTAACACAACGAGAACTCTTGGGCGACACCGAGAAATAGACGATACCACTGCAAGGAAATTCTTTGACCAATATGCCTCTGAACTAGGAAAAGGATGGTGGCGATAATGGCAACATTCACAGTTACAGCCGAACGTGGCTCCTCTAGCCCAGTATGGGTTTTAGAATGCGCACAAGTAGGAGCAGTCTCCCAGACCAAAAGACTCGATCATGCAGCGGAAGAAATGCGTGAAGCAATTGCGTATCAAGCAAAAATTGATCCAGCCGAGGTTGAAATCATCATTAAACCAATCCTGCCTTCCGCAGTGGCAGAATTAAAAACCCATGCCGACCTGTTAAAACAACAAGCAGAAGAAACAAAAAAAGAAGCCTCCGACGCCCATCACAAACTAGCGTCGGAAATGAAAAAACAAGGCTTTAGTGTTCGAGAAATAGGCATCATCCTAGGTGTTTCCTACCAGCGTGCGGCGCAACTTGCCGCACGCTAACCCTCTGGCGCTATCCCCGCAACCTACGCGCTAATCAATAGGAAACTCAGCAGCACATTGACAATGGTCGCCACAATCATCGGCACCGATGTGCGTTTCACTAAGCGAATCGGATCCACTTTAATCGCAGCACACACAATAAGCACTGCTGCATTTACCGGAGATACCTGACGCATAAGATTAGAAGTACCCCAGATGGCAGTAAGCATTTGCGCAGGATAAATGCCCATTTGCTGAGAAATCTTGGGGACGACCTCAGCAAAAGCAAAGTATGGTGCGGTGCCTGAGCCAGTCAGAGATGCCATCACAGCAGTCGCAGCCACAAAAATCAGTACCACTATTATTGCGGCACCAGAAGTATGTTCCGTGGCGTCGATAAGCATAGAAATAATACCCAACTGGGTAATACCCTCGATCAATACCGCAGCAGCAACCAACAATGCCACCACGCCAGCAGCACCCTCACCCATGCCACTGAAGAACGACTTGAGCGAATCAACACTATGCGCGATATTGCGATGACGAATCACCTCGATAAGCAATGCAATGAACAAAGAAAGCACTGTCACCGGCAAAATTTCCGCCTCAAAAGACAAAATACCCATATTCTTAAGCAATGCAGACACCACAATAAGCACCAAAGGCAACAGCGGCAAAACAGCGTAATACGCAGGTAGTTTTTGAGCTTTCTCCAATGCCGCCGCAGTAGTGACATCATGAGCCAAGGCTCCTGCACTAGCACCTGCTTTTTCTTTCCTATCGCAACGTCGCTGCCACCACATATGCACAAAAGCAGTAATAATGATGGTAGGCACAGTAGACCTGGCAACAAAACCATACACAAAGGTAGAAATAGGCATATCAGCCAAAGAAGCACCTTGAATAAGTCCCGCCTCCAAAGGAGTAGGCACAATCGTCGACGACGTAACCACAATGGCGGCCACAGTCAACGGGGTCAAACCAGCAGCAATAAGTGCCGGCATGAGAGTGGCGACCAAAAGCAAAGAAAGCGCAGAGGTAGACGCGATCACCATTGACAATAACGTGCCAATGAAATAGCCCAATGGCACCAACCAATACGAACCATTAAAACGCTGTAATGGCTTAGAAAGCATCACCACGGCTTTAGTGTCAGCACCGATATGGCTCATATAGGACACAAAGCCAAAGAGCACCATAATCGCCATGCCAATTCCAGAAAAACGCGCCTTAAACAGGGCTTCTACTACCAAAAGCTGATCGTAGAAAGCATTTCCTGAAGACTCTATCTCTGTAGTGGGTTGCGCTTTGCCCAACAGTGCTGCAAGCATAAGCACGATCACACCAACGGCAAAAATTGATGCCGCCGCATTGACTTTTCGCACGATTAGATATATCACTGCGGCTACTGCCAGCGCGGCAATAATGAGATACACCATGATTAATCTCCTTTGACAGTTTTTTAAGCAGTATCCTGGTTATTCTTCAGAATTAACTCCACGATATTGGCAACGCCTTCGTCATCACGCGCACTCGTCAAAGATGACGCGCGCTGCACCACGCTTGGGGCGCTGCCATAGAGCGCAACACACGTTCCGACCTGTGACATGAGCACCAGATCACTCTGCGTACCAGCAAAAAGCACTGCATCCTCTGCAACACATGGCTGTTTCTGACGCGCAGCCATAGTCATAACTTGCGATAAGGCACTCGCCTTATCGACGCCCTGCGCACCCACAATTACGCCTTTTGCATAGGGGGTAACGCACAGCATTTCCGCGAGCTTGGTCACAATATCTTTGTGTTGTACTGGGTCAAGCTCAACCTTGCCACTGAGGATCATGCCATCGACGCCAGACCAGGAAACCAGTAATTTATTTTCTTCTAATAGCGCAGTCACTTGCTCAATATGCGCGGCAGAAATACCAATGACCTCAGCATTATCAGTATTATCAGCATGAGTAATCAAGGCACCATTGTGTGCAATATACCAACTCTGTGGGAACAGCGTACGCACATCTTCCCGAGGCGCTTGTTCACTCGTGAAAATGAGCGTGGTGCCCCGCTCGGCAATATCGGTTAGTGCCGCAACGGTACGTTGTGGCACTGGCTCCCCAGTAGGACAAAGAGTATGCTCTACGTCGCAAATAAGTGCCGAAGGAAGAGCAGAAAACTCCGTTTTTACCCGGTGTGGCAAAGAAGACACGATAAGCCGCGAATATGCCCCCACATTAACCAAGGCTTCTTCAAGCGCTGACCCCTCATAAATTTCTCTACTGGTATGTGCTAAAGAGGCATACATACTCGCAATTTCCGCCCGCAACTGCTGTACGCTGGCAGTAACTCGCCCCTTGCCTTCATGCAAACCTCGCGAGGTTTCACTCAACACCGCATCCAAGTTCTCTTTGAGCCAGGTCATTTGACTACTTGCAGCTAGTCTCGACTTCTGCTCTGCTGTCTCAGCAAAAATCGCTCGCGTTGCTTCCTCAACCTTGCTGCGCAGGCGCGTTAAGTCTTCGCTCAACCGACGAACACGATGGCGTTCTTCTTCAACAGCTTGATCTCTTTGCTCCATTTCTTCCAGACTGGGCGCGCCTCCGCCTAAACGAGCAGGAACCCAATATGCCCCAGCAGGGAAATCACCACATTCCTCTTGGTACTGCTGCCATACTTCAGCTAACGCATCACTCATGATCTGGTGCAGTTGTGCATTATCTGCCTCGACGTCGCCAGTTGGATAAAAAGGTGGGCAGGCTTTCACCATGATTGGGATATGCGAACGACCCATATTACGCTTATGCCCTTTTGTCCATATCCGCTGCGAACCAAAAATGATTTGGACAATAACAGGCACCCCTGCCTCGTGGGCAATTCTGACTGCACCGGTGCGCAATGACCGAATCTCAAAACTACGCGAGATCGTTCCCTCTGGGAAAATGCCAACTAAATCGCCTGCTTTTGCTTTGGCAACTGCTTTATCAAAGGAAGATGACCCATCAATGCGATCAACGGGAATATGCCCCATGATCTGCATGAGTGAGCCAATAATCGGTTTCTGAAAAATGGACGCTTTAGTGAGATAATGCACCACGCGCCCTTTGGTTCGGGGCAAAAAGCCACCGAAGATAAAATCTAAATAGCCAGTGTGGTTAATGGCAAGGACTGCACCGCCGGACTCAGGAATATGCTGCTCACCAATAAGATGCAACTTGATGTCTTGCAGTTTAGTAATACCACGAATTATCTCAGTAATACCGCGATATATTGTTTTGCTCTCACGCATAATCATCAAGCTCCGAGTCGGCAAGGGTACAGGTCAGGTACATATATTTAATGTCTACTTAATAAGTATGGCAAGAAAATATCCTGCCGTCTTTGTTCGTCCCCTTCCCCACCCCCTTTTAAGTACATAAATAAACAGCTCACCACCCTGTAGTGAGCTGCTTATGGAATTCCTTGCGCCTTGTGCTAGATATTATTTCGCGCTGCGCACAGGTTCAATAACCTCTTTGCCAACAAAAGGTCGCAACGCCTCAGGCACGACGACGCTACCGTCTGCTTGTTGATTATTCTCCAAAATGGCAACCAACCAGCGAGTCGTCGCAAGTGTGCCATTAAGTGTGGCAGCAACCTGGGTCTTTCCGTTTTCATCACGGTATCTGGTTTGTAAACGACGCGCCTGGAATGTGGTGCAATTAGAGGTAGAAGTAAGCTCTCGATAAGTGCCTTGAGAAGGAACCCACGCCTCTGTGTCGAACTTACGAGCCGCCGAGGAACCTAAATCGCCACCTGCAACATCAATGACGCGATAAGGAACCCCCACTGCTGCCAGCATTTCTTTTTCCATATCCAATAACGCCTGGTGCTGGGCTTGTGCTTCCTCGGGCTTGCAATACACAAACATCTCTAGTTTATCGAATTGATGCACGCGCAAAATACCACGAGTATCTTTGCCATAGGAACCAGCTTCACGACGGAAACAAGATGACCAACCAGCATATTTCTTCGGCCCCTGAGAGAGGTCAATGATCTCATCCTGATGATAGCCGGCAAGAGCCACCTCTGAGGTACCCACCAAATACAATTCATCGCGCTCAAGATAATAAATCTCATCTGCGTGCGCCCCCAAGAAACCAGTGCCTTGCATCACCTCAGGGCGAACAAGAACTGGTGGAATCATCAGCTCAAACCCAGCAGCACGTGCTTTTTGTGCAGCGAGCATCAACATTCCCAGCTGGAGGAAAGCGCCATCACCAGTGAGGTAATAGAATCTGGCACCGCCTACTTTTGTACCGCGCTTGACGTCGATAAGCCCCAAAGATTCACCCAGGTCAAGGTGATCTTTTACCTCAAAATCAAATGTGGGTTGCTGGCCGA harbors:
- a CDS encoding N-acetylmuramoyl-L-alanine amidase → MSALIVKPLSAAVITTTVVATGLVAAGGTSILRTDGDAIAPIDPTLATDSLASGENVVIDDPAIATQGTGEAARTVKQFNRADEFSQFALTWTGEKDIAAFVRSQRNDGSWTSWFKAEPADNAVDTPGAKHGTDLVYVEPTHTVQVSLAGVDLLSPANTDPAAPASAAAKAADFDVVFIDGGESTTPTGGINLTADSDGMPRVISRAGWGADESLRCQQPTYNDGVSAVTIHHTAGSNDYTEAQAPGIVRGVYKYHAQTLGWCDIGYQSLADKYGNLYEGRFGGLNKAVEGAHAGGFNENTWAISMLGNYDIAETTPQMIKAVGELAGWRAKVAGFDPTGSDTHYSEGSSYTSYAYGTPVTLPNIFAHRDVGLTSCPGEYGYAQMDNIRRIAKEKYDSLIAGANPPAPAPAPAPAPAPAPAPAPAENSTTAAPATTSTAAPVTPAAAATPAALVPAAIQTTSAKTEAATTTEPTVVPSPIAPVTHTATTAITTTATATTTAIETETATETTTATATKTLTTQAVAEPETHASTTNAAEPTSAVSVEKQTQEQKSAPEHEKIAQAGLSEIEDTTEAPKRQSSGIRLSDLRALLNNIASFFNDLRLTLGYAHTGSATSSPLGKPRSGVNTYTDSQGQPVRYVLFDNGILVDSQITGVQALWGRIADAWANQGLSLGALGLPISQEYPAGGLIRADFQHGYITFDPATGQIQVINY
- a CDS encoding HAD family hydrolase, which encodes MVDFGAAPRFIVSDIDGTFLGENARVAPRTRAVVERATSQGTHFALATGRPHRWLLEVVEQLSQKPLCVLSNGAVIYDSAHDHIVHAHELTPEAMSHVYSIATEVFTPLGGINIACERAGQSAYDPVDSLFISDHRYSDLIGKEGFGIAAPDEVIARPAVKMLLLNPELKAADMYAALAPHIDSTRVHMTYSMDKGLLEFTAPGVTKATGVRYLAQQYGVAQHEIIAFGDMPNDIEMLSWVGHGVAMGNARPEVKEVAQEIAPPHTDDGVAQVLERWF
- the glpK gene encoding glycerol kinase GlpK — encoded protein: MTKYVGAIDQGTTSTRFIIFDHDGNQVSVGQYEHEQIFPQKGWVEHDPKEIWDNTRRAVGSALADGDVSPSDLVAIGITNQRETTVVWDKNTGEPVYNAIVWQDTRTTQICKELIGDKDPDKWRRKTGLLINSYPSGPKIKWILDNVPGARERAEAGDLLFGTTDTWLLWNLTGGAEGDNGHEALHATDVTNASRTLLMDIETLQWDTELCAAMGIPMSMLPEIRPSVGDFHQVRERGSLSGVPIKAILGDQQSAMFGQGCFRPGDAKNTYGTGLFLLLNTGTTPKWSDNGLLTTVCYQIEGQKPVYALEGSVSMGGSLVQWLRDNLQLIPNSAAVENLARSVEDNGGVYIVPAFSGLFAPYWRPDARGVIVGLTRFANRNHIARAVLEATAYQTRDVADAMVADSGVAITDLRVDGGMTYNELLMQFQADVLGVNVHRPKNVETTATGAAFAAGLAAGFWENLEVLGSQKGEPTIWKPKMEKEKVEELYREWKRAIKRSLDWEDTVEDDVI
- a CDS encoding MIP/aquaporin family protein, yielding MSGASLMMWEFFGTAILLLLGNGVCALNTLRTSAAKNSDWIVIALGWGMAVFVGASIADASGAHLNPAVTLMLAVKGSLAWSLVPWYVVGQLAGAFVGAIAAWAAFKQLFDANNYDEHGKETGANKDTGGIFFTAPAHPHNGWNVVTEFIGTFVLLSFIAFGPSGGEIGGLKYVAVAFAVVGIGLSLGSPTGYAINPVRDFGPRLAYAFVLPIKGKGSANWGYAWVPIVGPLLAAVATGLLALVAL
- a CDS encoding glycerol-3-phosphate dehydrogenase/oxidase; this encodes MASTSTQQFNPDYFAQAWQKFSEEEYDVVIIGGGSVGAGAAVDAATRGLKTAVIEARDFAAGTSSRSSKMFHGGLRYLAMLDFRLVAESLHERELNMSTLAPHLVKPLRFIFPLTHRIWERVMMFGGFTLYDFMGGAKSVPMQKHLSRKGVLNIAPGLKNDAIVGGVRYYDTLVDDARHTMTVLRTAAEYGATVRTSTQLVDFVKEGNRVVAATLRDSDTGEQTTIKGKVFINATGVWNDEIEKLAGAQGKFSVHASKGVHIVVPKAKLDAEAALCFVTEKSVLFVIPWGEYWIIGTTDTDWERHLSKPDPAPTRADIDYILDQVNQRVANPITHQDIVGVYSGLRPLLSGKSDSTSNLSRNHAVAKVLPGLVSVAGGKYTTYRVIGKDAVDLAAQELSSAVSESITHRTPILGADGYHALANQVPALARRYGITEKTVQHLLNRYGSLIAEVLAPAQEDSSLLEPVTAAQGYIWAEVRYAVTHEGALHLEDILNRRLRVAMEYGHRGVDSAEDVAKFVAPLLGWDDTHIAAELKNFRARVAAELEAEQALTDEEANGIVTAAADTRAEITEL